One stretch of Marinobacterium iners DNA includes these proteins:
- a CDS encoding TRAP transporter small permease yields the protein MARVEMVAAAVLAGAVTLLILLNIVSRSLGMAIYWVDELAIYAMVWTTFLATSVVLKRRQVIAVTILVDLLGERSRAWMQCFSDLMILAFAVSLMVLCWHWLDPATLYAFDFDIRAFQGDTFNFVYSEKTNTLGALKIWPWLILPFFSFTLTVHALSNMAGSLKKAVYFKRASA from the coding sequence TTGGCCAGAGTTGAAATGGTTGCTGCAGCGGTATTGGCTGGAGCCGTTACCCTTCTTATTTTGCTGAACATCGTCAGCCGCTCCCTGGGGATGGCGATCTATTGGGTTGATGAGCTGGCCATCTATGCCATGGTTTGGACCACTTTTCTGGCTACATCCGTTGTGCTCAAAAGACGTCAGGTCATTGCAGTCACTATACTGGTTGACCTGTTGGGCGAACGCAGTCGGGCGTGGATGCAGTGCTTTTCCGACTTGATGATCCTGGCTTTTGCCGTGAGTTTGATGGTTTTGTGCTGGCACTGGCTTGATCCCGCAACCCTGTATGCATTTGATTTTGATATCCGGGCATTTCAGGGTGATACATTCAATTTTGTATATTCGGAAAAAACAAATACTCTTGGGGCACTTAAAATATGGCCCTGGCTGATACTGCCATTTTTTTCGTTCACCCTAACCGTTCATGCATTGAGTAATATGGCAGGAAGCCTGAAGAAAGCTGTTTATTTCAAGAGGGCTTCGGCATGA
- a CDS encoding cupin domain-containing protein — MPPKKTIPPMLANALLYQPETLVLNSCDIDEVRNTVGQSFKPHNLKPVRHTSALESRLHQFSVGHVSFHRLKYGGEVEVDPECLDDFFLVQMPLTGKADISCGDCSLLSSCQQGVVLNPTKRLKMHYNSECDQLMLRISRLELEQVCSRLLGHNLKHPIEFDCHLDWLHSPAWLHMLEYIIQLQKDAPDCLQQTLVSRQLEELVISTLLSQQPGNYLEELTQDARSLAPAMSNAWKNTSSHMPKTRLPPVCWPNWRV, encoded by the coding sequence ATGCCACCCAAAAAAACCATTCCGCCCATGTTGGCGAATGCTTTGCTGTATCAGCCTGAAACCCTGGTATTGAACTCCTGCGATATTGATGAGGTGAGAAACACGGTCGGCCAGTCATTCAAGCCACATAACTTGAAGCCCGTTCGACACACCTCTGCCCTCGAATCCAGACTGCACCAGTTTTCAGTAGGACATGTCTCATTCCATCGGCTTAAGTATGGTGGAGAGGTCGAGGTTGACCCGGAGTGCCTTGACGACTTCTTCCTGGTCCAGATGCCGCTGACAGGCAAGGCCGACATCAGCTGTGGCGACTGTTCGTTACTCTCGAGCTGCCAGCAGGGCGTGGTTTTAAACCCGACTAAACGCCTCAAGATGCACTACAACAGCGAATGCGATCAGTTGATGCTGCGCATAAGCCGCCTGGAGCTGGAGCAAGTCTGCAGCCGCTTGCTGGGGCACAACCTCAAGCATCCGATAGAATTCGATTGTCACCTTGACTGGTTGCACTCGCCTGCCTGGCTGCACATGTTGGAATACATCATTCAGTTGCAAAAAGATGCACCTGACTGTCTTCAGCAAACACTGGTATCCCGGCAACTGGAAGAGCTGGTCATCAGCACGCTGTTGAGTCAGCAACCCGGTAACTACCTGGAGGAGCTCACCCAGGATGCTCGGTCACTGGCCCCCGCCATGTCAAACGCGTGGAAGAATACATCGAGTCACATGCCAAAGACCCGCTTACCCCCGGTATGCTGGCCGAACTGGCGGGTGTAA
- a CDS encoding TRAP transporter large permease: protein MTFVFFLILLFCAVPIALVLALTALWYIATSGNTVLFSSYPQQLFGAIESYGLLAIPLFMLAGELMNEGGLTSRLINLARIFVGGFRGGLAYINLVANMMMAAIMGSAASQIAIMSRAMVPAMEKEGYSGSYAAAITAAGGLLSPIIPPSMLFVLFGVLAQIPIAEMFIAGIVPGLLMSGLFFIVIAVIGLVQQYPAGQWPDRQQMKSYILMGIPAGLIPLVIIGGILTGLATPTESAALASLAALLIGKYVYKDLKFSHLPDILKRTALNSGMVIMLISAAGVFGWVIVYEQIPQAAAAWIAQQTTDPFVFMLMVVGVLILVGMVIDGIAALILVVPILLPIAQQQFDISAYQFGVVVCLTLVMGLLTPPVGAGLFIGSSMTGIPPMKIFRSLLPFLLATLVTLILLSAFPQLSLMLL, encoded by the coding sequence ATGACGTTTGTTTTCTTTCTTATACTTCTTTTTTGCGCTGTTCCGATCGCACTGGTTCTGGCACTGACGGCATTATGGTATATCGCGACGTCCGGTAATACGGTGTTGTTCAGTTCCTATCCACAGCAGTTGTTTGGCGCCATTGAAAGCTACGGCCTGTTGGCGATTCCGTTGTTCATGCTGGCCGGCGAATTAATGAACGAGGGCGGGCTGACTTCACGCCTGATCAATCTGGCACGCATCTTTGTGGGAGGCTTCAGAGGCGGGCTTGCCTATATCAACCTCGTTGCCAACATGATGATGGCTGCGATCATGGGGTCTGCGGCGTCACAGATCGCGATCATGTCGCGAGCCATGGTGCCTGCAATGGAGAAGGAGGGTTATTCCGGCTCCTATGCGGCAGCCATCACCGCCGCTGGTGGCTTGCTGTCGCCCATCATTCCGCCCTCCATGCTGTTTGTGCTGTTTGGCGTATTGGCGCAGATCCCGATTGCCGAGATGTTCATCGCAGGTATCGTGCCTGGCTTGTTGATGTCGGGGCTATTTTTTATCGTCATCGCCGTGATCGGCTTGGTCCAGCAATACCCGGCAGGACAATGGCCCGATCGCCAGCAGATGAAAAGCTACATACTGATGGGTATTCCGGCTGGCCTGATACCGCTGGTGATCATCGGCGGTATTCTGACAGGTCTGGCGACCCCGACAGAGTCGGCGGCGCTGGCCTCGCTGGCCGCGTTGTTGATCGGCAAGTATGTCTACAAAGACCTTAAGTTTTCTCACCTGCCGGATATTCTCAAACGTACAGCGCTGAACTCGGGCATGGTGATCATGCTGATATCGGCCGCCGGTGTGTTTGGCTGGGTGATTGTGTATGAGCAGATTCCTCAGGCGGCAGCCGCGTGGATTGCACAGCAGACAACCGATCCCTTCGTGTTCATGTTGATGGTCGTAGGTGTACTGATTCTGGTGGGAATGGTGATCGATGGTATCGCGGCCCTGATTCTGGTGGTACCAATCCTGCTGCCAATTGCACAGCAACAGTTCGATATCAGTGCCTATCAGTTCGGTGTTGTGGTGTGCCTGACGCTGGTCATGGGGCTTTTGACACCACCTGTGGGGGCCGGGTTGTTCATTGGGTCGTCAATGACCGGCATCCCGCCGATGAAAATCTTCCGCTCACTTTTGCCGTTCCTGTTGGCAACACTGGTTACCCTGATACTGCTCAGTGCCTTCCCTCAGCTGTCACTGATGCTGCTCTAG
- a CDS encoding helix-turn-helix transcriptional regulator has product MLAELAGVSVRTLYAGFRDFRHMSPMEFLRNVRLQRVRESLQNPDNHQTVTDTAIHWGFSHMGRFSKEYQLLFGEKPSQTKRKAQA; this is encoded by the coding sequence ATGCTGGCCGAACTGGCGGGTGTAAGCGTACGCACACTGTATGCCGGATTTCGCGACTTTCGCCACATGAGCCCGATGGAGTTCCTGCGTAACGTTCGACTCCAGCGAGTACGAGAGTCTTTACAGAACCCTGATAACCATCAGACCGTTACCGACACGGCCATACACTGGGGGTTTTCACATATGGGCCGCTTCAGCAAGGAATATCAGCTGCTGTTTGGCGAAAAGCCCAGCCAAACCAAGCGCAAGGCGCAAGCCTGA